In a genomic window of Myotis daubentonii chromosome X, mMyoDau2.1, whole genome shotgun sequence:
- the LOC132223270 gene encoding LOW QUALITY PROTEIN: DNA repair protein RAD52 homolog (The sequence of the model RefSeq protein was modified relative to this genomic sequence to represent the inferred CDS: substituted 1 base at 1 genomic stop codon), producing the protein MSGTEEAILGGGDSHPSSAGGNSVLCFGQYQYTAEEYQAIQSALRQRLGPEYISSRMAGGGQKVCYIEGHRVINLANEMFGYNGXAHSITQQNVDFVDFNNGKFYMGVCAFVRVQLKDGSYHEDVGYGVSEGLKSKALSLEKARKEAVTDGLKRALRSFGNALGNCILDKDYLRSLNKLPRQLPLEVDLTKAKRQDFQPFVEQARYSSCRQNMALGPTKPQEATSPCRPSQRLMQGEKDSRSRSLASSAVESDATLQRKLRQKQLQQQFREQMEKQQRVQLSAPSIEKKNPAEPPVPPLKHSTPKADGADPITEKDFPADSFEIWDMVPDAGDGAVKPLSIPESHQTAATPVPKNQMVTRSRTPQSLCHQNPQAKSHLQTPKLNQHIIGNCDSYRKNQELKKRKLDPS; encoded by the coding sequence ATGTCTGGGACTGAGGAAGCAattcttggaggaggtgacagCCATCCCTCTTCTGCTGGTGGCAACTCTGTATTATGCTTTGGACAGTACCAGTACACAGCAGAGGAATACCAGGCCATCCAGAGTGCtctgaggcagaggctgggccCAGAATACATAAGTAGCCGCATGGCTGGGGGAGGCCAGAAGGTGTGTTACATTGAAGGCCACAGGGTAATTAATTTGGCCAATGAGATGTTTGGTTACAATGGCTGAGCACACTCTATCACACAGCAGAATGTGGATTTTGTTGACTTTAACAACGGGAAGTtctacatgggagtctgtgcgtTTGTGCGAGTCCAGTTGAAGGATGGTTCATATCATGAAGATGTGGGCTATGGTGTTAGTGAGGGCCTCAAGTCAAAAGCCTTGTCTTTGGAGAAGGCAAGGAAGGAGGCAGTGACAGATGGGCTGAAGCGAGCACTGAGAAGCTTTGGGAATGCACTTGGAAATTGTATTCTGGACAAAGACTATCTGAGGTCACTGAATAAACTTCCACGCCAGTTGCCTCTAGAAGTGGATTTAACTAAAGCAAAGAGACAAGATTTTCAACCATTTGTGGAACAAGCGAGATACAGCAGCTGCCGACAGAACATGGCTCTGGGACCCACAAAACCACAAGAGGCAACCTCTCCCTGCAGACCAAGCCAACGATTGATGCAGGGGGAGAAGGACAGCAGATCCAGAAGCCTGGCGTCCTCTGCTGTGGAGAGTGATGCCACTTTGCAGCGGAAGCTCCGGCAAAAACAGCTGCAGCAGCAGTTCCGGGAGCAAATGGAGAAACAGCAGCGAGTTCAGCTATCTGCTCCAtccattgaaaagaaaaatccagCAGAGCCACCGGTGCCGCCTTTGAAACACAGCACTCCCAAAGCTGATGGTGCAGATCCAATCACCGAGAAAGACTTCCCTGCAGACAGTTTTGAAATATGGGATATGGTTCCTGATGCAGGGGATGGTGCTGTCAAGCCCTTGTCTATACCAGAGTCACACCAGACTGCTGCCACACCAGTCCCGAAGAACCAGATGGTGACCCGGAGCAGGACCCCACAAAGCCTTTGCCACCAGAATCCACAAGCAAAATCGCACCTCCAAACTCCCAAACTTAACCAACACATAATAGGAAACTGTGATTCCTACAGGAAGAACCAGGAgttgaagaaaaggaaattggATCCATCTTAA
- the LOC132223271 gene encoding thymosin beta-4-like, translating into MSDKPDTAEIEKFDKSKLKKTETQEKNPLPSKETIEQEKQAGES; encoded by the coding sequence ATGTCTGACAAACCCGATACGGCTGAGATTGAGAAATTCGATAAGTCgaaattgaagaagacagaaACACAAGAGAAAAACCCACTCCCTTCTAAAGAAACGATTGAACAGGAGAAGCAAGCAGGCGAATCGTAG